The following is a genomic window from Janibacter sp. DB-40.
GGGTGGCGACGCCGCGGCGCCGGCCGCCCCGGCTGCCCCAGGCGGCGCCGAGCCGGCGGGGGAGGCGCCCGGAAGCGATGCCGGGCCGCCGCCCGCCGCTGCGGCGATGCCGGCCTCCGCGGTGGCGGGCGCCGCTGCCGCGTCGGGTCGGCCACCCGCGGCAGCCTCGCCACCTGCGGCGGCCGGCCCGCCTCCGGTGGGCGTGACCGATGCCCCGCCCAGCCGGAGCGGCTCCGAGGGCACCGACGCGGTCGGCGCGGGGCGCGGCGGTGCCACCGACGCCCTCGACCTCGGCGCGGCGGTGGGGCCGGTCCTCCTGCGCACCTACGCGCCGTACGCGCTCGCGGGGGTCGCGGGACTCGTCCTCGGCTGGCTGCTCGGCCGTCGATCGGGTCAGGGCTGACGCGGCAGCGCCGTCGGGACCCGTCGCATCGGGGCCGTCCTCCGGGTGGAGGATGGCCCCGATGCGTCGACACAGGAGGACGTCCATGACCAGCACCGGAAGCGCCCCGTCCCGAGGCGATCGACTCGGTGGTCTGCCGTACACGCGACGGCACACCCGTCTCCTCGTCGGCTCGGGGGTCGGGTGGGCTCTCGACGCGATGGACGTCGGGCTGATCTCCTTCGTCATCGTCGTGCTCGCCGAGCAGTGGGGCCTGACGACGGGGGAGAGGTCGTGGATCGTCACCATCGGCTTCATCGGGATGGCGATCGGCGCCACGCTCGGCGGGCGGCTGGCGGACCGGTTCGGCCGCCGGGCGGTCTTCGCGACGACCCTGGTCGTCTACGGCCTGGCCACCGGCGCCTCCGCGCTCGTGGGCGGGGTCGCGCTCTTCATGGTCCTGAGGTTCTTCGTCGGTCTGGGGCTCGGCGCGGAGCTGCCCGTGGCCTCGACGCTCGTGAGCGAGCTGTCCCCGACGCGCATCCGCGGCCGTCTCGTGGTCGCCCTCGAGTCCTTCTGGGCCGTGGGGTGGATCCTCGCCGCGGTCATCGGCTTCTACGTCATCCCCCACGGGGACGACGGCTGGCGGTGGGGCCTGGCCTTCGGCCTGGTCCCTGCCGTCTACGCCCTCGTCGTGCGCTACGGCCTGCCCGAGTCCGCCGCGTGGCTGGAGAGCCGCGGCCGCCACGAGGAGGCCGAGGAGGTCGTGCGCGGCTTCGAGGAGTCCGCGGGCATCGAGCCGGGGACGGTCGCGAGGGCGAAGGGGGAGCCGGCCCCGGTCGATGCCGTGACCGCAGCGCACGGGTTGTGGTCCGCCGCGCTGCGGCGGCGCACCGCGGGCATCTGGATCGTGTGGTTCGCGGTGAACTTCGCCTACTACGGCGCCTTCCTGTGGATCCCGTCGCTGCTCGTCGCCCGCGGTCACGACGTGACGACGTCCTTCATGTACACGCTGATCATCACGCTGGCCCAGCTGCCGGGATACGCCCTCTCCGCGGTCCTCATCGAGGTGTGGGGGCGGCGGGCGACGCTCGCGGCCTTCCTCGTCGGCTCCGCCGTCTCCGCGTGGTTCTTCGGCCAGTCCGACTCGGTGACCTCGATCATCGTCGCCGGGTGCGCGCTCTCCTTCGCCAACCTCGGCGCCTGGGGCGCGCTCTACGCCATCACCCCGGAGATCTACCCGACCGCGGTGCGCGGGTCGGGCGCCGGCGCGGCGGCCGGCTTCGGGCGCCTTGCCTCCATCCTCGCTCCGCTGATGGTGCCCTTCCTCCTCGAGCGCGGTGGCGCGAGCGGCGACGTCCTCGTCTTCTCGATCTTCACCGCCGCCTTCGGCGTCGCTGCGGCAGCCACCTTCCTCCTGCCGGAGCTGCGGGGGCGGCAGCTGGCCGAGTGACCCGCTCCACCACTCTTGAAACCGGGTTCAGGTCTCTCTATGCTCCGAGGACACGACCTCGAGGGAGCGCGACATGGTGGCCGTACCGACAGTGACCGGGAGCATCGACTCCGCCGAGCTGGGCCGGGTGCTCGCGCACGAGCACATCTTCGTGCTGGGCGAGGAGTACCGGCAGAACTACCAGGACGACTGGGACGAGGACACCAAGGTGGCCGAGGCCGTCGAGGAGCTGGGAGCGCTGCCGTCCCTGGGCATCGACACCATCCTCGACCCGACGGTCCTCGGGCTCGGGCGCTACCTACCCCGGGTCCAGCGCGTCGCCGAGCAGATCGACCTCAATGTCGTGGTGGCCACCGGGCTGTACACGTACAACGAGATCCCCTTCCAGTTCCACTACACCGGCCCGGGGCTGCTCTTCGACGTGCCGGAGCCCCTCACCGAGCTCTTCCTCAAGGACCTGCGGGAGGGGATCGCGGACACCGGCGTGCGTGCCGGCTTCCTCAAGTGCGCCATCGAGGAGCAGGGCCTCACCCCGGGGGTCGAGCGGGTCATGCGGGCGGTCGGCCAGGCCAGCGCCCAGAGCGGGGCCCCGATCACGGTGCACACCAACCCGCACACCGGGTCGGGACTCGTCGCCCAGCGGGTGCTCGCGGAGGAGGGGGCCGACCTGTCGAAGGTCGTCATCGGTCACTCCGGGGACACGACGGAGATCGACTACCTCACGAAGCTCGCGGACGCCGGCTCCTACCTCGGCATGGACCGTTTCGGCCTCGACGTGCTGCTGCCCTTCGAGGACCGGGTGGCGACCGTCCTGGAGCTGCTGCGGCGTGGCTACGCGGAGAAGATGGTGCTCGCGCACGACGCGTCGTGCTTCATCGACTGGTTCGACCCCGAGGCCAAGCGCCAGACCGTCCCCCGGTGGAACTACCGCCACATCAGCGAGGACGTCATCCCCGCCCTCCTGGAGGGCGGCGCCAGCGAGCAGGACATCGAGACGATGCTCGTGACCAACCCGCGGGCGTACTTCGAGCGGTAGGCCGGATCAGCCCACGGAGTCCGCGAGCTCCACGACGCGACGCGTGAGGATCCGCGCCTCCTCGGGCTGGTACTCGCCGAGTGAGGGGTCGGTGAACATGTGCCCCTCGCCCTGGTACTCGACGTAGGTGAACTCGCCACCGGCCCGCTCCACGTCGTCCTGTAGCCGCTCGTCGATCGTGGCGTCGAGCTGGCGGTCCTCCTCGTGGAAGGGGTCCCCGGCGGTCACGTGCACCTGGCCGGCCACCCCGGGCGGCCACGTCGCATCCAGGTGCTGCATCGGGATGCCACCGCCGACCATCACGACGACCCGGGCGGTGTCGGGGCACTGGGCGGCCACCCACTGGGCGATGGCCGCACCGACCGAGAAGCCGACGGCGACGAAGGGGGCACCGACCCCCTTCGCCGCCTCCAGGCCCCGTGCCCGCAGGGCCTCCTCGCCGATCTCCTTGGTGCGGGCCATGCCGCTGGGATAGTCCTCGAAGGTCTGCCCGTCGTACGGGTCGACGGTCGTGACGTCGTGGCCGGCGCCGGTCAGGGCGTCGGCGAGGTCGGTGACGCCCCGGCGCACACCGAGGACGGACGGGAAGAGGAGTACGTGGGCCATGTCACCACGCTAGGGCAGGCCGGTGACAGCCGTCAGCGGCCGAAGACCGGCGGGCGCTTCTCCACGAAGGCGCTCACGGCCTCGATGTGGTCCTCGGTCAGGCCGCACTCCTTGTGGCGGGGCACCTCCGCGCGCATCGCCTCCGAGAGGGTCTGGAAGGGCACCTCCCGCAGGTTCTGCTTGAGGTGCGCAAGCGCCAGTGCCGGCCCGTCCGCCAGCCGTCGAGCCATCTCGTGGGTGCGCTCCGCCAGCTCGTCCTCGGGCACCAGCTGGTTGACCAGCCCGAGGTCGAGGCAGGCCTGCCCGTCCAGGCGCGGGTTGAGCAGGAGCAGCTCCCGCGCCCGCGCCGGCCCGACGAGCTGGTGGAGGAACCACGCCACGCCGAAGTCCCCGGACAGGGCCACGGTGGCGAAGGCCGTGGCCATGACGGTCCGCGGGGTGCCGATGCGCAGGTCCGCGGCGAAGGCCAGGCCGAGGCCGGCGCCCGCGGCCGCGCCGGGGAGGGAGGCCAGGACCGGCTTGGGGAAGGCGTGGATCTGACCGACGGTCATCTCCTGGTGGCGCACCTGCTCGGCCACGGCTGCGGGGTCCACCTCGCTGGCACCGCCCCCTTCGCCGCCGTCGGCATCGAACTGCTGCACGTCCCCGCCCGCGCAGAACGCGCGACCGGCACCGGTGAGGACCAGTGCCCTGACCCGTGGGTCGTCGGCGCTCTCCTGCAGCAGCTCGCCGAGCCCCTCGATCATCGGCCCGGACATGGCGTTGCGGCGCTCCGGCCGGTTGAGGGTGATGGTGGCGACCCCGTCGGTGAGGTCGTAGAGCACGTGGTCGGTGTCGGTCATGGGAGCTCCTCGGGTGTGGAAGGGGGCGGGGGTGGTCTCTGCGGGTCAGCGGCGGGTGCGTAGGGACGGGGCGAAGGCGGCGGCGGCCGCGAGGGGGAGGACGACGAGTGTGAGCAGGGCACCGGCCAGACCGATCTGCGCACCCAGTCCGCCGACGGTCGCCGCACCGAGGCTGCCGCCCATGAGGAAGACGAGGGTGAGCAGCCCGAGGGCGCCGCCCCGCGTGCGGACCGGGACGGAGTCGGCGACGAGCGTGGTCATGGCCGGCTGCCCCAGGCCGAAGGAGAGCATGAGCACCAGCGTCGCGAGCACGAGCAGGGGGCCGGAGACCAGGGCCACGCCGCCGGTGGCCAGCACGAGCGCGAGGGCGGTGCCGAGCGTCGCGAGGAGCTGGCCGCGGGCGGGGCCGAAGCGCACGAGCGCCGGCCCGTTGACGCGGGGGGCCACGATGCCCAGGGCCGCGCACGGGACGAGCAGCAAACCGATCTGCACACCGGTCCACCCGTGGGCGGTCAGTGCCGTCGGGATGGCCACGAGCATGCCGAACCACGCCGACGGCAGGCTCACGGCCGTGAGCAGGCTCCGGCGGGCGCCGGGGTCACCGATGAGGGCCGCCTGCACGATGCCGTCCGGGTGCCGGCGCGACCGCAGGACCGCCACCGGGGCAGCGGTGACCAGGGCGAGGAGGCCGATGAGGGCCGGGACGGGTCCGAGCGTGGCCCACTGCAGGGCGAGGACGGCTCCGGTCGCCGCGACCGCGACGAGCGCGGCGCCGGGCGCGTCGATGGTCGCGCCGGCCTGCCGTCGGGTCGGCAGATCGCCCCACAGCAACGGCATCACGAGGAGGGCGGCGAGGGGGATGGCCACCACGGGCCGCCACCCGAGCGGCTCGACGAGCATGGCCCCGATGACCGGTCCGAGGGCGTTGACGGTGGCCCCGACCCCGGCGTAGGTGGCCATCGCCCGGGCCCGCGCGTCCCCCTCGAAGAGAGCCTGCACGGCCGCCAGCGTCAGGGCCGGCACGGCGGCGGCGCCGAGCCCCTGCAGGGTGCGTGCGGCGATGAGTGCCGGCAGGTTGCCGGCGAGCGCACCGGCGCAGGCGGCGGCCACCATGACCGACAGCCCGAGCGCCAGGGGTGCCCGGATGCCGAAGATGTCGCCGAGCCGGCCGAAGATGGCGCTGCCGACGGCCAGGGCGAGGGAGTAGCAGCTGACGACGAGCGCGGCCCGACCCGCGGTGACGTCCAGGTCCGTCACGATGGTCGGCAGCGCCACGGCGACCGCGGCACTGCCCAGGCCGGTCACGCCGAAGAGGACCGCCAGGCCGGTCGCCACGGCGCCACGCACCTCGGTCCGGCCGGACGCCAGCTCCGCCACATCGCCTCGATCCGCACTTGAATATGAATCAGAGTTCAAGTATACAGTCCCCACACGCTTTTGTCCGAGGAGGGGGAGTCACATGAGCTCACCATCATCGCCCGAGGCGCCGGGGAGCGGGGCGGGCGGCCCGCTGTCGGGCATGCTCATCGACTTCGGCGGAGTGCTCACCACCCCGATCGCCGATGCGTTCGGTGCCCTGGGTGCCGAGGCCGGGCTGGCGCCCGGCGAGGCGCTCTCCCTGCTCGCCCGCCACGAGGGGGCCCGCGTCGCGCTCCGCGAGCACGAGGAGGGCCGTCTCGACGACGAGGGCTTCGAGGACGCCTTCGCGCAGGCGCTCACCGAGGCGGGTGGCCGGCTGGAGGCCCGCGGGCTGCTGGCGCGCATCGCGGCGCGCCTGCAGCTGGACGAGGCCATGGTCGAGCTGGTCCGCGAGGTGCGCCGCCGGGACGTCCCGGTGGCACTCGTGTCCAACTCCCTGGGGCGTGACTGCTACGCCCGGGTCGACCTCGACGAGCTCTTCGACGTCACCGTGATCTCGGGCCGGGTGGGCGTGCGCAAGCCCTCGCGGCGCATCTACGCCATCGCCTGCGAGCGGCTCGGTCTACCGCCGCAGGAGTGCGTGCTCGTCGACGACCTCGAGCACAACCTCGTCGGCGCGGCGCGCCTGGGCATCACCGGCGTCCACCACCGGCACGCGGGCGAGACGGCGCCGCGCGTGCGCGAGTTGCTCGACCTCCCTTCGCCCGCCGCCACGCCATGACCCAGCACCACCAGCCAACCCAACCAAGGACGGTTCCGATGTTCGATCTCAGTGAGCGCGGTCAGGAGTACCGCGACAGGCTGCTCGCCTTCATGGACGAGCACGTCTACCCGGCCGAGTCGGTCTACCGGGAGCAGATGACTGCGGCCGGCGACCCCAACCACCACCCCCAGGTCCTCGAGGACCTCAAGGCCGAGGCGCGCAGCCGCGGCCTGTGGAACCTCTTCCACCCGCACCCGGAGTGGGGGCCGGGCCTGACCAACTTCGAGTACGCGCACCTGGCCGAGATCACCGGGCGCAGCCTGGAGCTCGCTCCCGAGGCGATCAACTGCAACGCCCCGGACACCGGCAACATGGAGGTGCTCACCCTCTTCGGGACCGACGAGCACAAGGAGAAGTACCTCAAGCCGCTGCTCGCCGGCGAGATGGCCTCGGCCTTCGCGATGACCGAGCCGGCCGTCGCCAGCTCCGACGCGACGAACGTCGAGACGCGCATGGTCCGCGACGGTGACGAGTACGTCATCAACGGCCGCAAGTGGTGGACCTCCAACGCCCTGCACAAGAACTGCAAGGTCATGATCGTCATGGGCAAGACCGACCCGGAGGCCCCGACCCACCGGCAGCAGTCGATGATGGTCGTGCCGATCGACGCCCCCGGGGTGAAGATCGAGCGGGGTCTGCCGGTCTTCGGCTACATGGACCGCGAGGGCCACGCCGAGGTGACCTTCACCGACGTGCGCGTGCCCGTCGACGCCCTGCTGGCCGGTGAGGGTGACGGCTTCATGATCAGCCAGGCCCGTCTCGGGCCCGGCCGCATCCACCACTGCATGCGCGCCATCGGCGTGGCCGAGCGCGCCCTGGACCTGATGATCGACAGGGCGCAGAGCCGCACGACCTTCGGTGAGCCGGTGGCCAACCGCGCCAACATCATGGACTGGGTGGCCGAGTCCCGCATCGAGATCGAGATGGCCCGGCTGCTCACCCTCAAGGCCGCGCACATGATGGACACCGTCGGCAACAAGGTGGCGCGCACGGAGATCGCGGCGATCAAGGTCGCCGCGCCCAACGTCGCGCTCAAGGTGATCGACCGGGCCATCCAGGTGCACGGCGGCGGCGGCGTGAGCGACGACTTCCCGCTGGCGATGTGGTACGCACACATGCGTACGCTGCGTCTCGCGGACGGGCCCGACGAGGTGCACAAGATGACCATCGCGCGTCGCGAGTACCGGCGGCGCAGCCCCGAGTGGGGCAAGAAGAAGTAGAACGGCCGGACGAAGGAGACGCGATGCAGGATGCGAGCGACGGCAGCGTGACCGAGGGACTGGACCCGCAGGCCATGTCGAGCTGGCTCGAGGGCCTGGGGATCGGCTTCGAGCCGCCCGTGACCTTCGAGCGGGTGGGCCTGGGCCAGTCCAACCTCACCTACCTCGCGACGGATGCGAAGGGGGAGCGGCTCGTCCTGCGGCGGCCGCCCCTGGGTGAGCTGCTCGCCTCCGCGCACGACGTGGCGCGGGAGCACCGCATCCTCTCGGCGCTGCAGGGGAGCGATGTCCCCCTGCCGGTCGTGCACGGGCTGTGCGAGGACCCGGCCGTCACGGACGTGCCCGTGCTCGTCGTCTCCTTCGTCGAGGGCGCGGTCCTCGACGACCGCGCCGACGCCGAGGAGCTCACGCCACCGGCCCGCCACCGCGTCGGGTTCTCCCTCGTCGAGACCCTCGGGCACATCCACGCGGTCGACCTCGAGGAGGTCGGCCTGTCGGACCTGGCCAGCCACAAGCCCTACGGCGCCCGGCAGCTGCGCCGGTGGTCCCGTCAGTGGGACCTGTCCAAGACGCGTGAGCTGCCCGAGCTCGAGCGGCTCACGGAGCGGCTCGCCGCGCTCGACCCCGGGCCGGGCGAGATCACCCTCGTCCACGGGGACAGCCACCTGCGCAACGTGATCATCGACCCGCAGGAGGCCGACGTGCGCGCCATCCTCGACTGGGAGCTGTGCACGCTCGGGGACCCGCTCGCCGACCTCGGCACCCTCCTGGCCTACTGGCCGCAGCCCGGGGACCCACCGTCGAGGCGCTTCGACGCCTCGATGGTCCCGGGCTTCGCCACGCGCTCTGAGCTCGTCGAGCACTACGCGCAGGTCACCGGTCGGGACGTCTCGGCAGTACCCTTCTGGAACGCGCTCGGCCTGTGGAAGCTGGCGATCATCCTCGAGGGGGTGCGTCGCCGGCAGCAGGACGACCCGCGCAACCTGACCGCCGCCGGGGCCATCCCGGCCTCGGCGGTCGACGAGATCGTCGTGTGCGGGCACAGCGTCCTGGACCGGGAAGACTGAGGTGACCGCCATGGCGAGTCAGAGCGAGAGCGCTCCCACCGAGGCCCCCGCCCTCGTCGACCCCCAGAAGCTGGGCACGCAGCCGCAGACGGCCCGTGGCCAGCGCACCCGCGCCGCGCTGATCGCCGCGGCCCGCACGGTCTTCGAGCGGGACGGATACGTCGACTCGCGGCTGGTCGACATCGCGGCCGAGGCGAAGTGCTCGATCGGCAGCTTCTACACGTGGTTCGACAGCAAGGACGAGGTCTTCGCCGCGGTCCTGCACGAGGCCCAGAGCGAGATGCTCCACCCCGGCACGGGGCGCATGGAGAGCGTGGACGACCCCGTGGAGATCATCGGGGCGAGCAACCGCGCCTACTTCGAGGCCTACCGACGCAATGCCCGGCTCAACCAGCTGCTCCTGCAGGTGGCCGCGGTGGACCCGCGGTTCCGGCAGATGCGGCAGGCGCGCGCCGATGCCTTCGTCACCCGCAACGCCCGCGCCATCGCCGACCTGCAGCGGCGGGGCCTGGCCGACCGCAAGATCGATGCCAAGCTCGCCGCGATGGCGCTGTCCGGGATGATCTCGCGACTGGCGCAGGACGTCTTCATCGGCGACTACGCACCCGAGCCCGTCGACGACCTGGTCGAGGCGGCGACCCGGATGTGGACCAACGCCCTGGGCCTGACCACGCCGGAGCTGCGCGCCGACTGACCTGGCCCCACGTGCCCCCCGAATATCGGGTCACCCGATAAACCCCCGCTCCGCAAGGGTTCGAGACCCTTGCGGAGCGGGGGTTTGTCATGCAGAGCCGGGCGAAGGGGGGATCACCGGGCGATGGTGACCCCACCGTCGACGGTCAGGGTGGTGCCGACGACGTAGTCCCCGGCGGCGGAAGCGAGGTAGACGGCCGCGGCGGCCATGTCCTCCGGGCGGCCGATGCGACCGGAGGGGATGTGGGCGCTGACCTCCTCGGAGTTGTCGCGGGCGTCCTTGTTCATGTTCGAGGCGAAGGCCCCCGGCGCGATGGCGCTGACGACGATCCCCTCCGGGGCCAGTCGCACACCCATCCGCTTGGTGAGGTGGATGATCCCCGCCTTGCTCGCGTGGTACGAGTACGTCTCCAGCGGGTTGAGGGAGAGGCCGTCGATCGAGCCGATGTTGATCACCTTGGCCAGGTGTCCGCCGCGCTCGTGGCCGGCGAGGAGGAGGTCCTTGGCGGCCTGGGTGAGGAAGAACGGCGTCTTGACGTTGAGGTCCATGACCTTGTCCCACCCGTCCTCGGGGAACTCGTCGAAGGGCGCACCCCAGGCCGCACCGGCGTTGTTGACGAGGATGTCGAGGTGGTCCTCGTGCGTGCGGAAGGCCTCGAGCAGCGCGGCGATGCCGTCGGTGGTGGAGACGTCGACCGGGAGCGCCACGCAGCGGCCCTGCCCGTACTGCTCCGACAGCTCGGCCGCGGTGGCCTCGCAGGCCTCGGCCTTGCGGGCGGTGATGTAGACCCGGGCGCCCTGGCAGAGCAGGCCCTCGGCGATCATCCGGCCGATGCCGCGGGAGCCGCCGGTCACGAGGGCGACGCGGCCGTCGAGGGAGAAGAGGGAGGGGATGTCCATGTGCAGGTCCTTGCGTCGGAGGGGGTGCGTTGGGCCGACAGTAGCGATACTTGAATTCCGATTCAAGATATAGTTGAGGTCGGATTCATGTTGTGGGAGGGTGACGGCGACCGTCCATCCCACCATCGGCAGGAGTTCCCATGAGCTGGTCGTCGCAGGAAGTACGTCTGGCCCAGCGGCCGCAGGGTCGACCCGATGCGAGCACGTGGCAGCTCGCCACGACCGAGGTCCCCGAGCCCGGCCCGGGTGAGTTCGTCGTGCGCATCGACCTGATCTCCCTCGACCCGGCGATGCGCGGCTGGCTCAACGACGTGCGCTCCTACGTGCCGCCCGTCGGCATCGGCGAGGTCATGCGCGCCTTCGCGGCCGGGGAGGTCATCGCCTCCGAGCACGCGGACTTCGCGGTCGGTGACGCGGTCAGCGGCACCTTCGGCGTGCGCGAGCACGTGCTCTCCGACGGGAAGGGGGTGACGAAGCTCGACCTCGACGTCGCCCCGATGGCGACCTGGCTCGGTGCGCTCGGGATGCCCGGCATGACGGCCTACTTCGGTCTCGAGGACGTCGGTCGCGCGCAGCCGGGGGAGACCGTGCTCGTCTCGGCCGCTGCCGGTGCGGTCGGCAGCGTCGTCGCCCAGCTCGCCAAGGCGAAGGGGTGCCGCGTGATCGGCGTCGCCGGCGGGCCGGACAAGGTCGCCTGGCTGCGTGACCTCGGGCTGGACGAGGTCATCGACCGCAAGGAGGGCGACCTGCTGCGCCAGGTGCGTCGTGCAGCGCCCGACGGCGTGGACGTGTACTTCGACAACGTGGGTGGCGAGCTGCTCGACGCCGCCCTGGCCAACCTCGCCCGTGGCGCCCGCATCGCGATCTGCGGTGCCATCTCCACCTACAACGACGAGACGCTGGCGGAGGGGCCGCGTCGGTACATGGCCCTCCTCGTCTTCCGCGCGAGCATGCAGGGCTTCCTCGTCATGGACTACCTCGACCGCTACCCCGAGGGCATCGCGGCGATCTCGAAGCTGATCGAGCAGGACCGCCTCGTCGCCACCGAGACGGTGCTCGAGGGTGGCGTCGCCGGCTTCCCCGACGCGCTGCTCGGACTCTTCGACGGGGTCAACACCGGCAAGCTGCTCCTCAAGGTCTGACCCAAGAGGCTTCGAGGCGCCCATGCAGAGCATGGGACCCAGCCCGCAGGCGGCCTCGCACCTCAGCCAGCGTCCAACGAAAGGTTTCCCTGTGCGCGCCATCCACATCTCCTCCCTCGACGGGCCCGACGCGGTCGAGCTCGTCGACGTCCCGGAGCCGTCCGACGACTCCCTGGTGACGATCGCGGTCAAGGCGGCCGGCGTCGCCTTCCCGGAGCTGCTCCAGACCCGGGGCCTGTACCAGATGAAGCCCGACCTCCCCTTCGTCCCGGGGGCGGAGGTCGCCGGTGTCGTCGAGAGCGCTCCCGAGGGGAGCGGCTTCGCGCCGGGGGACCGCGTGGCGGCGCTCACGCTGCTCGGGGGCTTCGCGGAGAAGGCGCAGGCCCGCCCGGACCTCACCTTCGCCCTGCCGGACAACGTCGCCTTCGAGGAGGCGGCGTCCTTCACCTTCAACTACGCGACCGTCTACTTCGCGCTCGTCGAGCGCGGTGGCCTCGCGGAGGGGGAGAGCGTCCTCGTCCACGGCGCGGCCGGCGGCATCGGGACGGCGGCCATCCAGATGGCCAAGGCCTTCGGTGCCGGTCGCGTGATCGGGGTGGTCTCCACCGAGGCGAAGGGGGAGGTGGCGCGTGCCGCGGGGGCCGACGAGGTCGTCCTCGCCGACGACTTCCTCGCGACGATCGGGAAGTCCTCCGTCGACGTCGTCGTGGACCCGGTGGGCGGGGACCGGTTCACCGACTCCCTCCGCGCGCTCAAGGAGCACGGCCGGCTGCTCGTCATCGGCTTCACCGCCGGGGAGATCCCCACCGTCAAGGTCAACCGGCTGCTGCTGAACAACGTCGCGGTCGTCGGGGTCGGCTGGGGCGCGTTCGCCATGAGCCGT
Proteins encoded in this region:
- a CDS encoding SDR family oxidoreductase, producing the protein MDIPSLFSLDGRVALVTGGSRGIGRMIAEGLLCQGARVYITARKAEACEATAAELSEQYGQGRCVALPVDVSTTDGIAALLEAFRTHEDHLDILVNNAGAAWGAPFDEFPEDGWDKVMDLNVKTPFFLTQAAKDLLLAGHERGGHLAKVINIGSIDGLSLNPLETYSYHASKAGIIHLTKRMGVRLAPEGIVVSAIAPGAFASNMNKDARDNSEEVSAHIPSGRIGRPEDMAAAAVYLASAAGDYVVGTTLTVDGGVTIAR
- a CDS encoding NADP-dependent oxidoreductase, with protein sequence MSWSSQEVRLAQRPQGRPDASTWQLATTEVPEPGPGEFVVRIDLISLDPAMRGWLNDVRSYVPPVGIGEVMRAFAAGEVIASEHADFAVGDAVSGTFGVREHVLSDGKGVTKLDLDVAPMATWLGALGMPGMTAYFGLEDVGRAQPGETVLVSAAAGAVGSVVAQLAKAKGCRVIGVAGGPDKVAWLRDLGLDEVIDRKEGDLLRQVRRAAPDGVDVYFDNVGGELLDAALANLARGARIAICGAISTYNDETLAEGPRRYMALLVFRASMQGFLVMDYLDRYPEGIAAISKLIEQDRLVATETVLEGGVAGFPDALLGLFDGVNTGKLLLKV
- a CDS encoding NADPH:quinone oxidoreductase family protein, with product MRAIHISSLDGPDAVELVDVPEPSDDSLVTIAVKAAGVAFPELLQTRGLYQMKPDLPFVPGAEVAGVVESAPEGSGFAPGDRVAALTLLGGFAEKAQARPDLTFALPDNVAFEEAASFTFNYATVYFALVERGGLAEGESVLVHGAAGGIGTAAIQMAKAFGAGRVIGVVSTEAKGEVARAAGADEVVLADDFLATIGKSSVDVVVDPVGGDRFTDSLRALKEHGRLLVIGFTAGEIPTVKVNRLLLNNVAVVGVGWGAFAMSRPGHVQKEWEAMLPHLRSGALRPVVGSTHALEAAATALTSLEGRTVTGKVVLVP